Proteins co-encoded in one Arthrobacter sp. ERGS1:01 genomic window:
- a CDS encoding histidinol-phosphate transaminase codes for MDQFERLNQLPLRDDLRGQHPYGAPQLDVPILLNVNENTFGVPLDAKEAILKAVADELDGLNRYPDREFTELRRALAAYLGHGLTEENIWAANGSNEVLQQLLQAFGGPGRRAMGFPPTYSMYPLLASGTGTAYVPGVRGDDYSLTAESAAAQVRESAPNVIFLCSPNNPTGTALGLDVVEAVYEAGEASQAIVIVDEAYVEFAHTGTSSALTLLPGRPRLVVSRTMSKAFALAGARLGYLASAPEVADAIRLVRLPYHLSAITQATAVAALRNSDSLLANVEAIKVQRDRIVTELSAMGLAPAPSDSNYVFFGGVADPHALWEALLADGVLIRDVGIPGHLRVTAGTEAETTAFLDGLRRFLNG; via the coding sequence ATGGATCAGTTTGAACGTCTCAACCAGTTACCGCTCCGCGACGATCTGCGCGGACAGCATCCCTACGGGGCACCGCAACTGGACGTTCCCATCCTGCTAAACGTCAATGAAAATACCTTTGGTGTTCCACTGGACGCCAAGGAGGCCATCCTCAAGGCCGTGGCCGATGAGCTTGATGGCTTGAACCGCTACCCCGACAGGGAGTTCACCGAACTCCGCCGGGCACTGGCCGCCTACCTGGGACACGGTCTCACGGAGGAGAACATCTGGGCCGCCAACGGCTCCAATGAGGTCCTCCAGCAATTGCTGCAGGCCTTTGGCGGACCGGGACGACGCGCCATGGGCTTCCCGCCCACATACTCGATGTACCCGCTGCTCGCCAGCGGCACCGGCACCGCTTACGTGCCCGGTGTCCGCGGGGACGACTACAGCCTTACCGCGGAATCGGCGGCCGCCCAGGTGCGCGAATCCGCGCCCAACGTGATCTTCCTCTGCTCCCCGAACAACCCCACGGGCACGGCACTCGGCCTTGACGTCGTCGAGGCCGTCTATGAAGCAGGCGAGGCGTCCCAGGCGATCGTGATCGTGGACGAGGCCTACGTGGAGTTCGCCCACACCGGCACGTCGAGTGCGCTGACCCTGCTCCCGGGCCGCCCGCGGCTGGTGGTGTCCCGCACCATGAGCAAGGCGTTCGCACTGGCCGGTGCCCGGCTCGGATACCTGGCATCCGCGCCCGAGGTCGCCGACGCCATCCGGCTGGTCCGCCTGCCCTACCACCTGTCGGCCATCACCCAGGCCACGGCCGTTGCGGCCCTGCGGAATTCCGATTCCCTGCTCGCCAACGTTGAGGCCATCAAGGTCCAGCGCGACCGCATCGTCACGGAGCTTTCCGCCATGGGGCTTGCCCCGGCGCCGTCGGATTCGAACTACGTGTTCTTCGGCGGGGTGGCCGACCCCCATGCACTGTGGGAAGCCCTGCTGGCCGACGGCGTGCTCATCCGCGACGTCGGCATCCCCGGCCACCTGCGAGTCACCGCAGGCACCGAAGCGGAGACCACCGCGTTCCTCGACGGGCTGCGGCGTTTCCTCAACGGCTAG
- a CDS encoding SseB family protein, with translation MTEMPRKQLPGHIAAALAGAGGPTDSAGQPWEGRSLPAEEKYHNFDTDDGATDARYAAALGRLLDGSGSEAEVVASLAQARVFIPIVAQLAEQTVGENGLVSDKESDMALVTVQAPDGRRALPVFTSSEALGSWHPEARPVAVYAARAALSAVAEEAQMLVLDPGSQRPFVVRRPAMWALAQQREWLPSYLDPAVARVLEDSVAETANPAILGISATAGQGIESLWDQKTEPSGRLVPGGGAGPELTVTITLRPGLDQATVEGVLHALQNYWAGNEHFAESVDSVQIRLRHPSPSP, from the coding sequence ATGACTGAGATGCCCAGGAAGCAGTTGCCCGGACACATCGCCGCGGCCCTGGCCGGCGCCGGCGGACCCACGGACTCGGCCGGGCAGCCGTGGGAGGGGCGCAGCCTGCCCGCCGAGGAGAAATACCACAACTTCGACACCGACGACGGCGCCACCGACGCCCGCTATGCCGCGGCGCTTGGGCGGCTGCTTGACGGCAGCGGCTCGGAGGCAGAAGTCGTCGCGTCGCTGGCGCAGGCCCGGGTGTTCATTCCCATCGTGGCCCAGCTGGCCGAACAGACCGTGGGGGAGAACGGCCTGGTGTCCGACAAGGAGTCGGACATGGCGCTGGTGACGGTCCAGGCCCCGGACGGCCGGCGCGCCCTGCCTGTCTTTACCAGCTCGGAGGCATTGGGCAGTTGGCACCCGGAGGCCAGGCCGGTGGCTGTGTATGCGGCCCGGGCGGCCCTGTCGGCGGTTGCCGAGGAGGCCCAGATGCTGGTCCTGGACCCCGGCTCGCAGCGGCCGTTCGTGGTGCGCCGGCCCGCCATGTGGGCGCTGGCGCAGCAACGGGAGTGGTTGCCCAGCTACCTCGACCCTGCGGTGGCCCGCGTGTTGGAGGATTCCGTGGCGGAAACGGCCAACCCGGCGATTTTGGGTATTTCCGCAACCGCCGGTCAGGGCATAGAATCCCTGTGGGACCAAAAAACTGAACCGTCTGGACGGTTAGTGCCCGGCGGCGGTGCCGGACCCGAATTGACCGTCACCATCACCTTGCGACCCGGGCTTGACCAAGCCACGGTGGAAGGTGTGCTTCACGCCTTGCAAAACTACTGGGCCGGGAATGAACACTTCGCCGAGTCCGTTGATTCCGTTCAGATACGTCTGCGTCACCCAAGCCCCTCGCCCTAA
- the hisB gene encoding imidazoleglycerol-phosphate dehydratase HisB has product MTENSQAAGPGRTARLERATSESSVLVEINLDGTGVSNIDTSVPFYDHMLTALSKHSLIDMTIKATGDTHIDAHHTVEDVAISLGEVLKVALGNKAGIRRFGEATVPLDEALANAVVDVSGRPYLVHGGEPAGQEYHLIGGHFTGSLTRHVFEAITLHAQICLHMTVIAGRDPHHIVEAQFKAFARALRSAVEPDPRVTGIPSTKGLL; this is encoded by the coding sequence ATGACCGAGAACAGCCAGGCCGCAGGCCCGGGACGGACCGCGCGCCTCGAACGCGCCACCAGCGAATCCAGCGTGCTCGTCGAAATCAACCTCGACGGCACCGGAGTGTCCAACATCGACACCTCCGTCCCGTTCTACGACCACATGCTCACGGCGCTGTCCAAGCACTCCCTGATCGACATGACGATCAAGGCCACCGGCGACACCCACATCGACGCCCACCACACGGTGGAGGACGTGGCCATCTCCCTCGGCGAGGTGCTCAAGGTGGCGCTCGGGAACAAGGCGGGCATCCGCCGCTTCGGCGAGGCCACCGTGCCCCTCGACGAGGCGCTTGCCAATGCCGTGGTCGACGTCTCCGGACGCCCCTACCTGGTGCACGGCGGCGAGCCCGCCGGGCAGGAATACCACCTCATCGGCGGCCACTTCACCGGTTCGCTGACCCGGCACGTTTTTGAAGCCATCACCTTGCACGCCCAGATCTGCCTGCACATGACCGTGATTGCCGGCCGCGACCCCCACCACATCGTCGAGGCCCAGTTCAAGGCCTTCGCCCGGGCGCTGCGCTCCGCCGTGGAACCGGACCCGCGCGTCACCGGCATCCCCTCCACCAAGGGCCTGCTGTGA
- the hisH gene encoding imidazole glycerol phosphate synthase subunit HisH, whose translation MSAEIPAPAGEAQPTVTVLDYGSGNIRSAVRALERAGATVTLSAKPDDVLGADGLVVPGVGAFGSVMAELKSVDAIRMIGRRVAGGRPVLGICVGLQVLFDAGVEHGVRANGMGEWPGTVELLPAEVVPHMGWNTVKAPADSVLFEGVSDERFYFVHSYGVQSWDFDVIQPKMKPPMVTWSEHGAPFIAAVENGPLCATQFHPEKSGDAGARLLRNWVNSLRKGAA comes from the coding sequence GTGAGTGCGGAAATTCCGGCACCTGCCGGGGAAGCCCAGCCCACGGTCACCGTCCTTGACTACGGCTCGGGCAACATCCGCTCTGCCGTCCGCGCCCTGGAGCGCGCCGGAGCAACCGTCACGCTCAGTGCCAAGCCCGACGACGTCCTGGGCGCCGACGGCCTGGTGGTTCCCGGTGTCGGCGCGTTCGGTTCCGTCATGGCGGAGCTGAAGAGTGTTGACGCCATCCGGATGATCGGCCGCCGCGTGGCAGGTGGCCGGCCCGTGCTCGGCATCTGCGTTGGACTGCAGGTCTTGTTCGACGCCGGCGTGGAACACGGCGTCCGCGCCAACGGCATGGGGGAGTGGCCCGGCACGGTGGAGCTGCTGCCCGCCGAGGTCGTCCCGCACATGGGCTGGAACACGGTCAAGGCCCCGGCCGATTCCGTCCTGTTCGAAGGTGTTTCCGACGAGCGCTTCTACTTCGTGCACTCCTATGGCGTCCAAAGCTGGGACTTCGACGTGATCCAGCCCAAGATGAAGCCGCCCATGGTGACCTGGTCCGAGCACGGCGCCCCGTTCATCGCCGCCGTCGAAAACGGGCCGCTGTGCGCCACCCAGTTCCACCCGGAAAAGTCCGGCGACGCCGGTGCCCGGCTGCTGCGCAACTGGGTCAACTCGCTGCGCAAGGGTGCCGCCTAA
- a CDS encoding MFS transporter, giving the protein MNFASYRQLLSLAPVRRLLIIAMIARIPHAAAGVLLTLHVVQTLKLSYTAAGGVAAAITIGMAVGAPWRGRQVDIHGLRRALIPSVIAEVTVWSVAPFLNYQLLVVAAVIGGLFAVPIFSVVRQALGVMVPAEQRRTAYALDSMGAEITFMIGPAAGVMLATTIHTYVGLIIIGVSSALAGLLLMLTNPPTRTGQKGAYVLTAESLTAETSTLKISSGATHASAGRLGRFWGRTRNNLSWVNLAVLAVLGASLGAGLVLSGTDVGMVAVLRFNDQVGELGIVFFFWCGASLLGGLIYGSLKRSINPLWLLGAMAVLTIPMGFATNAWTLGLLSILPGLLCAPVLTSSAEHIADLVEERRRGEAMGWYGSSMTIGSAMGAPFAGAMIDRIGPWAGFVIIGVIAGVLAIAGLLAQRAIRRRKASGVAADFDDLLGDPDPV; this is encoded by the coding sequence GTGAACTTTGCCAGCTATCGGCAACTGCTCTCGCTCGCACCCGTGCGCCGGCTCCTCATCATCGCCATGATTGCCCGGATTCCGCACGCCGCGGCAGGAGTGCTGCTGACATTGCACGTGGTGCAGACCCTGAAGCTGTCTTATACGGCAGCCGGCGGCGTCGCCGCGGCCATCACCATCGGCATGGCCGTCGGCGCGCCCTGGCGTGGGCGGCAGGTCGACATCCACGGCTTGCGCCGTGCCCTGATCCCCTCGGTTATTGCCGAGGTGACCGTGTGGTCGGTGGCCCCGTTCCTGAACTACCAGCTGCTGGTCGTTGCAGCCGTCATCGGCGGCCTGTTCGCCGTGCCGATCTTCTCGGTGGTGCGCCAGGCGCTTGGCGTCATGGTTCCCGCGGAACAACGCCGCACCGCCTACGCCCTGGATTCAATGGGCGCCGAGATCACGTTCATGATCGGCCCGGCGGCCGGCGTCATGCTCGCCACCACCATCCACACCTATGTGGGCCTGATCATCATCGGCGTATCCTCCGCGTTGGCGGGCCTGCTGCTGATGTTGACCAACCCGCCCACCCGGACCGGGCAAAAGGGCGCCTACGTCCTCACGGCGGAGAGCCTAACCGCCGAGACTTCGACGCTGAAGATCAGCTCCGGGGCCACCCACGCGTCGGCCGGACGGCTGGGCCGCTTCTGGGGACGTACCCGCAACAACCTCTCCTGGGTGAACCTGGCCGTGCTTGCCGTCCTTGGCGCTTCCCTGGGTGCCGGGCTGGTGCTTTCGGGCACCGATGTTGGCATGGTGGCGGTGCTTCGCTTCAACGACCAGGTGGGCGAACTGGGCATCGTGTTCTTCTTCTGGTGCGGCGCCTCGCTGCTGGGCGGGCTGATCTACGGTTCGCTCAAGCGCTCCATCAACCCGCTGTGGCTCCTGGGTGCGATGGCCGTGCTGACCATCCCCATGGGATTTGCCACCAACGCCTGGACCCTGGGTTTGCTCTCCATCCTGCCGGGCCTGCTCTGTGCGCCGGTGCTGACCTCGAGCGCCGAACACATCGCCGACCTTGTGGAGGAACGCCGGCGCGGCGAGGCCATGGGCTGGTACGGCTCCTCCATGACGATCGGTAGCGCCATGGGTGCACCGTTTGCCGGCGCCATGATTGACCGGATCGGCCCCTGGGCGGGCTTCGTGATCATTGGCGTCATCGCCGGCGTGCTGGCCATTGCCGGG
- the lexA gene encoding transcriptional repressor LexA — translation MALPEPPHRIPQAPSRAGMKGLTVRQKKILECIQRSIADKGYPPSMREIGDVVGLASLSSVTHQLTQLERHGYLRRDPKRPRAMEVLIPLVLDNGVVEIEGVSSPDQVRSSNGLNFAQLSSASDTAFVPLVGRIAAGGPILADQVVDDIMPLPRQIVGNGELFMLKVAGDSMIDAAICDGDWVVVRRQNTANNGEIVAALLEDEATVKTFRQRDGHTWLLPQNTRYEPILGDSATVMGKVVSVLRSL, via the coding sequence ATGGCGCTACCAGAACCTCCGCACCGCATCCCGCAGGCCCCCAGCAGGGCCGGCATGAAGGGGCTGACGGTCCGGCAGAAGAAGATTCTCGAATGCATCCAGCGCTCCATTGCCGACAAAGGCTACCCGCCGTCGATGCGTGAGATCGGGGACGTGGTGGGCCTGGCCAGTCTCTCCAGCGTCACGCACCAGCTGACCCAGCTTGAGCGCCACGGCTACCTGCGCCGCGATCCGAAGCGGCCCCGCGCCATGGAGGTCCTCATTCCGCTGGTCCTGGACAACGGCGTAGTGGAGATTGAGGGCGTCAGCTCGCCCGACCAGGTGCGCAGTTCGAACGGCTTGAACTTCGCCCAACTGAGCAGCGCCTCCGACACCGCATTCGTGCCGCTGGTGGGCCGGATCGCCGCCGGCGGTCCCATCCTGGCCGACCAGGTGGTGGATGACATCATGCCGCTGCCGCGCCAGATCGTGGGCAACGGTGAATTGTTCATGCTGAAGGTCGCCGGGGATTCCATGATCGACGCCGCGATCTGCGACGGCGACTGGGTGGTGGTGCGCCGGCAGAACACGGCCAACAATGGCGAGATCGTTGCGGCCCTGCTCGAGGACGAGGCCACCGTGAAGACGTTCCGCCAGCGCGACGGTCACACGTGGCTGCTGCCGCAGAACACCCGTTATGAGCCCATCCTCGGTGACAGCGCCACCGTCATGGGCAAGGTCGTCTCGGTCCTGCGCAGCCTGTAG
- the priA gene encoding bifunctional 1-(5-phosphoribosyl)-5-((5-phosphoribosylamino)methylideneamino)imidazole-4-carboxamide isomerase/phosphoribosylanthranilate isomerase PriA, producing the protein MTTTAPILELLPAVDIVNGQAVRLVQGEAGSETSYGTPLDAAMKWQNDGAEWVHLVDLDAAFDRGDNKALLRELVSTLDVKVELSGGIRDDASLEAALELGAARVNLGTAALENPEWTAKVIDRFGERIAVGLDVRGTTLAGRGWTKEGGDLWEVLARLEDAGCARYVVTDVTKDGTLRGPNVELLREMCSRTAKPVVASGGISSLEDLRVLRELVGDGVEGAIVGKALYAGKFTLPEALDVAGRR; encoded by the coding sequence ATGACCACCACCGCCCCCATTCTGGAACTGCTGCCCGCCGTTGACATCGTCAACGGCCAGGCCGTGCGTCTCGTCCAAGGCGAGGCCGGTTCCGAAACAAGCTACGGCACCCCGCTTGACGCCGCCATGAAATGGCAGAACGACGGCGCCGAATGGGTTCACCTGGTGGACCTCGACGCAGCCTTTGATCGGGGTGACAACAAGGCGCTCCTGCGCGAGCTTGTTTCCACGCTGGACGTCAAGGTGGAGCTCTCTGGCGGCATCCGCGACGACGCCTCGCTCGAAGCAGCCCTGGAACTCGGTGCAGCCCGGGTGAACCTCGGCACGGCCGCCCTCGAGAACCCGGAATGGACCGCGAAGGTCATCGACCGCTTCGGCGAGAGGATCGCCGTCGGCCTCGACGTGCGTGGCACCACGCTTGCCGGCCGCGGCTGGACCAAGGAAGGCGGGGACCTCTGGGAGGTGCTGGCCCGCCTGGAGGACGCCGGCTGCGCCCGCTACGTGGTCACCGACGTCACCAAGGACGGCACCCTGCGCGGACCGAACGTGGAACTGCTGCGTGAAATGTGCTCCCGCACGGCCAAGCCCGTGGTGGCCTCCGGCGGAATTTCCAGCCTCGAGGACCTGCGCGTGCTGCGCGAGCTGGTGGGAGACGGCGTCGAAGGCGCCATTGTCGGCAAGGCCCTCTACGCCGGCAAGTTCACCCTGCCCGAGGCCCTCGACGTGGCTGGACGCCGCTAA
- a CDS encoding LysM peptidoglycan-binding domain-containing protein, whose translation MSALVISTAGPAVQYSGSKFGTVRATPAGPLRLTRRGRMVFLGIPALVVAAVLMLSVVAVLLGVVASPANAATKYTPVNMTDYAASVTVLQGQSLWSIAAKSDPNRDVRDVVAEIVALNDLGTSVLQAGQQLYVPLPK comes from the coding sequence ATGAGCGCATTGGTGATTTCCACAGCAGGCCCGGCGGTCCAGTACTCCGGAAGCAAGTTCGGCACTGTCCGTGCCACCCCGGCCGGACCCCTGCGATTGACGCGGCGGGGCCGCATGGTTTTCCTGGGAATTCCGGCCCTTGTCGTCGCGGCCGTGTTGATGCTGTCCGTAGTGGCCGTGCTGTTGGGCGTCGTCGCCAGCCCGGCCAACGCCGCCACTAAGTACACCCCCGTCAACATGACGGACTATGCGGCCTCCGTGACGGTGCTCCAGGGGCAAAGCCTGTGGTCGATCGCGGCGAAGAGCGATCCCAACCGCGACGTCCGCGACGTCGTGGCCGAGATCGTGGCCCTCAATGACCTGGGCACCTCGGTGTTGCAGGCCGGCCAGCAGTTGTACGTACCCCTGCCGAAGTAG